The genome window TTTCGCTGTTGAACTTCAGTTTAGAATACTTGTTGTTTGCACCTAAAATGTGCCCATTCCGGCTAAATATGACATTTGGAGGATGATTGTGCAAAAAGACTAACTTGAAAAGATATTTGACTGCAAGTGGAGTAGTttgatattataatattaattttcctttttgcttGGATGGTGGTGGTTTGTCAAGAGCTTTGTTTAATTAAAAGAATCGCATGCTTTCTCATTGCGAATGGATTGGAAGGCAACATACGGACATGGAAGTACTTGCttcttttaattattagtttattgcaAGTGGTGGAGACATGTGGTGGAAGCACAAGTTGCTATTTTTAATATCATTTCACATGTAAGCTAGCAGTAAGTTTCTTTCGGGCAAGTTCATTGTTCTCAGCAAAGGATTCTCTCAGATCTCGATATAAAGAAGCAAAGGCAAAAGGATTATGGATACTCAAACATCCAATCAAATCAGCTTACTCAAATCAGCTCATCAATCTCCTTGTAGACATTTAGCTTTAGCCAAATATCATTTACTTTCCttgtttattagctctgctgctCACTAGTAGTATCAATCTCATTTGTAGTTTTATTTACAACCCTCAAAGTCATTCCCCAAATCACTAGAAATTGCCACAAGACTAGAGCAACTTGCCCGATCCCTCGGGAACAAGCTCAAACCTTGTATTTAGCATTCCTCTGTACTTAGAATGCTTTGTACTTTAAATAAAGACATTTATGTAGAACTCATTTCcagtcatttagtttacaagtAATCTACACTACCAGTCATTTACTTTCCTCTGTTAGTTGCACTTCCAGCAACCCTGCTATTTACATGTTGTTACAtttctccatataagtaaagtccttatttttaaggaaaagaaagaatctTGATTTGAGCCACTCCCACTCAATGACACAATTTCTTGGTTAGAAGTCGAACTcaggcgcaacctcaatcatttgGATCCCGTCTACTAGCAGTCATTTACTTTCCTCTGTTAGTTGCACTTCCAGCAACCCTGTCATTTACATGTTGTTACAtttctccatataagtaaagtccttatctTTAAGGCAAAGAAAGAACCTTGATTTGAGCCACTCCCACTCAATGACACAATTTCTTGGTTAGAAGTTGAACTcaggcgcaacctcaatcatttgGATCCCGTCTACTAGCagcatctagtagtggcacgcttGCACCCGCCAGTTCCCTATTCGAGTAAATTCCCAGCATGTCCGCGATGCCCATGGCGAATGTAGGGGGTAAACACTTGTATTGTATATGTGTATTCAAACTGTTTGAGTTTATGTCTGCGAGACTTAATCTGTTGATATTATGATTCCAATTTATGGTCTTTATTGCATATCGCATTTATTCATCtcgttttttttaatcttttggttATATTTATAATTAGCTTAACCTTGATGGCTACATGCTCTCAATCATTGGGGAAAATTTAATTTGGATTCTCAGTTCCACTGTCAATGTTTGCCTCACATTTCGTCTGCCAAACCCGTgtttctgttaatttttttttatgagtgtATCCGTGTGCTTCAAGATGTTTGATATAATAAGGAGGGGTTTCTTAGAAATGAGGTTGCATTCTCTCTTCATTAACTAGAAAACCTGTGAAGGGGACATGGGCAATATTACTTCTGTGTTTGATTGGGTTTTGCCAAAATTGATGTTTTTCTATAGAGCGAAAAGTATTTTCTCCAAATTCCGGAAAATGCCTTTAAGCTGCTTGATGAATGACAATTGATGATTGATTGGTTATAAACGCCTTATGTAACCGCATTGATTGGATGTATAATGTAAGCCCAAACATCAATGATTATTTGCGGATGATTGTGAGATCATTGCAGACGTCTTTGGTTGTCGTCTTATTATATGAGATAAGTTTCTCCTGTTCTGTATTTTCCTTTTCAACAAACTTATTGTTGTATCGTGTACCTGTAGATTATCTGTTTCCCTTTTGAGTTGGGCCACACCATAAATATATAGAACCCTTTAGGACTATGCAACACTTGGAAGGGGAAACCTGAGTGAGATAGCGAGTGCTGGATATATTACCTAGCATGTGCCCATGGTGAATTCCAATTGTTATAGCAGCTCATTTTGTTTGTAGTACTAGTAACTGGTATGTTCAATTATTGTCAGCGAATTCACAGAGTAATTAGATGCAAAAAGACGTCCTTAACAAGTGCTACTTTTATCAGCGTTATTAAAATTCTACTTGGGCACCAAACAAAGAAGGTGAGGCTGTTAGCAGTAACTGCAATAAGAActtgaaatataaaattaaggTTAATAGTTTTCTATACATGGCTTCAAACCCACACATATAGGTCACTGTAACAGTtttattttcagaaaaatattcAACTGGCAATAACACATGTTGCGTAATTATTTATCATTGATGCTTCTGTGAAGTTAATTCTGTGTATACAGATTCTCATAATTTCTGCATTTAAGCTTTCTTAATATCTACTGAAATATCAAATATTCAATGGTGCAAGGTTGATCCAGATGAAGCGAATGCTTTAGCTCAGCTGATGACATGGGAAACAGCCGTAGTGAACATTCCTTATGGTGGAGCTAAGGGTGGGATTGGCTGCAACCCAAGGGACCTGAGTATCAGTGAGTGAGAACGTTTAACACGTGTTTTCACTCAGAGGATCCATGATCTCATTGGAATTATGGGAAATAATTCCCAGGTATCCTGTTTCCAGTCAAACTAAATTGAGAGTACGGTCTTTGTTGGTCGAAAATGATAAATACAATGTTATCGTTGGTATAAAGTTTATAAACTAAACTTGCTTAACTCTTCAAATTGTGCAGACAATGGCTTGGATTCTTGATGAGTACTCAAAGTTTCATGGGCATTCACCTGCAGTTGTGACGGTAAAACCTATTGTAAGTACCGCACACCCACAGACGGTTTATGATTATGTCCACTAAATGGAATCAAATGAAGTCCATTTCTGGTATGAAGTTTGTTATACAGGTATGTCCTAAAtcataataaaaatttatttttccaaGGCCATATGTGTTGGAgtaaatatgtttttatttaaatgtttaaatgtttaaatatatatatatatatatatatatatatatatatatttatgttttgcaTAATTACTAATATTATTTACTTAACAGTCAATTTATTTTGGCCTTATCAATTAGATAAGGAGTTATCTCCTCTTAAATATGAAACGTGTGATTCCTTTTCTAtatagagaagaagaagattgcatagccctaggcagaaaccAAAAGCTTGGTATGTTTACCAAATTTTAggtgatcatttaaattgcgctttatgatcgtTAGGTGAGGCTATTTAGGGTGAAtcatgggaattcgatgttcaattataaacccaaaatacatgcaatactttatcgaaaatcgTCAATATAAACTCTCCGGCAATATCCAGTCTCCcggaccttaagggataagtagggtggtgaacccttaatcggccataaggtttagcagcaatgtgtgtggacaaacatgtgaccaatttgtcgattcatcaaccaaaaccataagtatttatatggtccacattttggttggattagtccacatacaTTCCCTCGAATCCATTGCGAAAAAATGGGTGATTTTGTATCTTTgctagggatgatttagaaATCAAATTTCCCAAAATGAGTGGgttttggcaaagtgtgcttgtaggcacaagatccttacttcgggtaaggagatgcatcgtagcatcattgttcaacctaagtgtcccaaaaggtcgtgccaaaacaagtaaattgcTCAATCACCAAGCTTCAAGCGGCCACATATGGTGTATTCCCAGTTaggagacaacccattggccccaaatcaaagcttcaggctcatttttggaagtggtgcaaagatatttcactttattttcttcagtggtttcatttatgatcattgtcatctcgaatatccttaaaaactcaacatccgggagaatttaaggtcccttaaatggtgatgcagtaccattcatacaacgaggagcgtgccaatgctcttaatcaggttggatagacctaaTTAAGTTGTTAGaaatgtgatttaggtgtaaagttagtgtgcatagtacgcattcatccagacaactaactttcctacattcctacctaatcacgtgtttcaATGAATCGGTCACATATagtaagaaacatgattcaattaactcatattcgatgaaaatatcaataagattattcataagtaaaacatacaccaaacgtgaatccaagaacatggaaaaatgttcacaaagtaaatggtttactaagggggattcggccaacaaggttGTCCATGTCAAAAGTCTACTATACCAACagtgtttggtggagcaaaattagtctcacatattgattACTAGAATGAtactccttaacaacattggtaggggcacgaacaggtgcataaccaatgatctattccatcgagacggaagtagattctgcagggttaaggtttgggaatattttcccttattcttgaagttttaggtcttagtaccaaggatcatgcttcgggcatgatgccacaccttggcaggccaTGATtataccatatgttgtaaaaacaaactcgaaattaGATTGTGAGAGAATATGTCATTCGGTGTACCCTGCCAAAGCAGTGCATCACCATTCGGTAGGCTTTAACCGAACTGGGTCCATACCTTTTTCTCACGTTTGTGGTAGTgatcagatccgagaatttggtaaactttcgctttctacactgctgcttcaggggaaagttagaaacatggaaggacgagaaaagttTTCTCTAGTAaaaaattcgatcggatttataaacttcagaattgtactcattcatggacataatcatggtgtgcttcaggcaatgtccTTCATGATTAAACGATCCGTAGAAGGAAGCCAaaaagccatggaatcctcgatcGGGAGGTATTtacatttgtaatgctttgagcataagtcttcgaatgaagatcatagcgaaggcttattcagctcttccatgccattgttagcttcaatggtttcttagattcttgatagtcaagtggagattcacgtcttgcaccccacataaagtggtttctaatAGAAATGTCCAAGTCAGAaaaatcgaacttgtgacgATTCGACAATCCACTAAATTGGatggaacaagattgtgattagtgctatgggaatgaatcatccataagcatcaaggTTAGAatattcgagttctaagacatggttttcataaaaaaaacgtggggttttcatgggtgtattgttttatgaaaacttcgggtttcaagggcactaaatttgaaactacagattcaatttagtttataaacgtttagttcataaaagagaggttactgcaagaacacaaaatgcaatatacaactaagtgtagtgaaTTTGAGTTTattcaggaactcaagtgtgagtgcttcgggactacgaaagtatgtcaacggttcaaagtataaaaataaattattgaatcgttaatgtccaaaagtgatcttcaggtcaataattttggatttattatcagattaatggattgcaggtcacttttaattaattcaataaatcgggccatACATGGTCGATTGTATAagtaaaataatattaacaaacgagttaaaattatttagaatgcTAAAATAGTAGCATTGGGTCTAAAAATTACCCCAAAAATATAATTGGGCACTGGTTGGGTGCCTTGAGTAAAAGGCATGGCCCAAAAAGGGCCTCAAGTATGAACTTCAAGTCACGAGGTGAGGGAGAAACCCCAGCCATAGCTAGGTTTCAATTTTTGGACCAAGGGAGGGCACGAGACAAGGCCCAGCATGAGCTGGCCTTAGGTTGGGCGCGAAGAAGCCCAGCCACAATGGGCTGGCTGTCATGCAAAGCGAGCCGGGGTGCTACAAGGCCTAGCAAGCTTTGTGGCTTACTGGCGTGGACTGAAGGCCAGGGCTGCAGGCCTTTTGCTGCTGCACAAGCCCGAACAATCATAAGGTTACGGCATGTGGGTGAGTGGACTCAGCCAAACGGGGCTGGTTTTAGCGTTTTGGGCTCAAGGCTTCAGGCCCTGTCAAGGTGAAGTCCAGGCCATGGCCTGGTTGTTGAGTCCATAGTGATGGTGCGGTGGTTTGCCGCACCATATCCCATTCTCATTTCTTTCAAAAAtcccttagggtttaggaaaccctaaaattgcttctaatttaattttatacattgactcacatattccacataacttaattgtgcgatgcatgaaacaaatatatatattgacaaatatatgaacatatacaatatatatcggaaggaaaatataaacatagggggggttcatgcatcatggggaatgttttcatgtttcatggttgtttcaaatatcttactttattttaagcgtacctgattagcagaaaacaataaaagcctttgaatttgtagaatatCCTTCTCAGAAAGCCAGAATTgtatctccaatgcgttgtatcatgttcaacacaaaaaaaataaaatcaattgaatcaatagcatgtcgatcaattcaataaaataataaattaattataaaaagaatgattaaaacgtaatactccccagattgaagatcaaactctttTTAGCGCAGtgtcaagagcgtgctgataacgtattgtaggcataatttactgaacgaTTATAGAGGCCTTAGCGAGAGGGGTGCAGCAATAagtagagagaatgagagagatgtgtaattgtggggtgtgttctattccacctcattgtgcctttatttataatagtatgATGGGTAAAAacatttccctttaggattacaacatttaattgGTAATCAACTCCTCATAGGAATATAAGAGGTATTCCAAGATATAATAAGATTttcacaatcacattcctaatatAATAGGATTGCAACATTGTAGtctttttagttaaaatttaaggaaaactaaccaaaagggCATggaaactttaagttttaaccaaaaaccatgttgtaagtttatttaatggttaggacaaaACCCAACACTAAATCAATCCAAATAAAATGGCCCAAACAGTGAGTGTCTGATTTTGCCCCTGACGGCAAAACATTTTTCCGTTTAATCTATCTTCCTTTATGGGTCTCTTTGCTCTGCTATGGTCTGTCTCCCCCATTTCTTCCTGACACatctgagagagaaagagaagtgaAGGAAGTGAAAAAAGAACACATCTGAATCCTTTTATTTCCAAGTTCAATCCCAATTCCTCCATTTTTCAATCGAATCGATCgaatctctctcttcctctctctctccctctctctcgatctctccACCCAATAggtatttttgttttcaattcaatttgagTTCCACAATTTTTCAAATCAATCGAATCGATCGAATCGGATAAGCACGGGCGACCTTCTCAGCATCGATTCTCTGGAGGTCGAGTTCCCCTGTCAGTATAACACGTTACCTTTCTCTTTCAATctggtttttgttttcaaaaattTGCATGTTGTTGTTTCATTCCTGTTTTCAATTTACGATTTTGAATCTTTGCAGTTGAATTTCTTTTGCATACATCATTAGTTCTCGAACGCTTGAGATTTCTATGAATCCAATGATCTATTGCAACACCAACTGCAATATTAATAAATTGCACACAGGATTTGCCATGAAGAAGAAACCGGAAGCTCCCTGTGCATGCTCCGGAACTGTTAAGGTACACCTCAAAACCgagttttgtttcttcttcttgttttggTTTTCTGAATAATCTTGAAAACGATTAATAAATTCTGTTTTTTGTTCTCAGTTTGCACACAGAGATTGCATACAGAGGTGGTGCAACGAGAAAGGCAATACAACCTGCGAAATATGTCTTGAGGTAATAATTAGCTGGTCAGATTTATCATTTTTGGCttcttttcaaatttcattCTCTCTTATTTTTGTTTGGTGTTCCATATTAATATGTATTCTAATTCAatgaattgttttttgttgttttgctTCGTGTTTACGTATTTCAATCTTCAAAAATGGAATTGGGTCCGATGTCGTTGTTGTTTTCAAGTCGATGAAACGATGTATGAGAACATCGTTTTCTGTTTTGTCTGGATTCTTGGCGTCTGAAATTTGTCTTTTCTCATAACTTTGGTTTATGTTCCAAGTTATACTATTTGCTTCCTTCGTTCCGATGCTTGTACATATGCATCTTGGATTGGCACTTGGATGGATTTTGATTTGACAATGCATGTTGTAGTGGAAGAGAAGCACATGCTCAAAGAGGAAGGGGAATGAATCCCATGTCCACTGGATGGTAGTAGGTTGCTTTGCAGTTTCAAAGACTAACTATGTTCTTTTGTGCATCATGTGGAGTTTCATGTTCAAGTACACACTTGTGTATATCATTGAGCCATGTAGGCATTCATTAGGTTTAAGAGAGAAATCGATCTCTTGGAGGGCGAATTATGAAAACCATTTTATACATTAGGTTTATCAAACttaactatttattaaactaaaccacacttttttaccaaagcaaactgaactatttattaaactgaattatttatcaaactgaactatttatcaaagtgaattagaaaaccacacttttttaccaaagcaaactgaactatttatcaaactaaagcacacttttttaccaaagcaaattgaactatttatcaaagtgaactatttatcaaaccaaaccacatttttttacaaaagcaaactgaactagaaaaccacacttttttactaaaacaaactgaactatttatctaactaaaccacatttttttaccaaagcaaactgaactatttatcaaagtgaactagaaaaccacacttttttaccaaagcaaactgaactatttatcaaagtgaactatttatcaaagtaaactagaaaaccacacttttttaccaaagcaaactgaactatttatcaaagtgaactagaaaaccactttttttaccaaagcaaactgaactatttatcaaagttaagtagaaaaccacacttttttaccaaagcaaattaaactatttatcaaactgaactagaaaaccataaCTTTTttccaaagcaaactgaactatttatcaatgtgaactagaaaaccacacttttttaccaaaacaaactaaactatttatcaaactaaaccacacttttttaccaaagcaaactgaactatttatcaaactgaactagaaaaccatacTTTTTTACCATAGCAAACcgaactatttattaaactaaaccatatttttttaccaaagcaaactgaactattgaTCATCTCCAGGACCATTGTTTTATCGATCAATAGTCAAGACCACACTGGCAAATCTTTAAACCCACCAACTAAAAACGAAATTGAAATAATTTTCAATGAAAGGGTTCCTACAGAAAACATTTATACAGGTTCTAAGCGGCAAACAAAATTAAGGTGGAGATTGGTAATTTGAACAACCTAAttcaaataagtaaaaaaaaaaaatatatatatatatatatatataataaaagaaAGTGGGAATCGATGGATTTCTCAAGCCTATGAAAAAGACGTCCCTTCCGACTTCCAGGAGCAAGGGGGAGGGCAAgaagaaaacaagaagaaaaaaaaggagaaaccaacgtcaaattcaaaaaaaaaagaaaaaaaaagagagaaactgGCTGACAAAATGGCATTCAAAATTCTAAACGGTTTACTAACGGAAGTGGTGTTCCGTCAGGGGCAaggattggaaaaaaaaattgtattgcaCGCTGGGCTTACTTCCAGCCCGTGTGCTCTTTAGTTAGGCTTCTGTTTCTTATAGTTTGTgtcctttttcattaaaatttatgtcctttttattaaataaagttattatgtggtttttggttaaattaaagttagtccaagcccttttcattaaagctccctaaaatttaacttaaaaatagGAAGTATGATCAGAGATTCTTTGACCTAATATAGTTTAGGATAATACTCAAGTACCGACATATACTTTGTAATGCGGCTCAATGATACTTAAACACGTTTTATTCATTTAAATAACAGTAAACGTGTTATTTGTATTTCTTTCCcttgtaaaaataagaaatagattttttttttcttgagccacgtcataaaataaaatatgtcaAATACCTAATAGGATCTTCTCTGAATCTTTTTGTTGAGGATATTGAGAATTCGTAAATCGTATCTAtccatcgtatatcgtgcaatcagtttttgtcagatattgtttgtatttaattttaaataaaaatatttaaaataatttctgaccgcacgatgtacgatgaacggatataaTTAACGAATCCtcggaatcctcacaaaaatgatccggcgaggatccggATTCGTGTAATACTGCCCAGTCCATACTCGGACATTATCCTATAATAGAATTGTATAATCACTAGTCTAGTTGACATAAGACAGTTTTCTTCTATTTTGGAAATTGACAAGGACTGTTCCCTTATTAGGGCAATACATTCCTGTACCAATGCCTAATGGCATCTGCATAGAACTTGGGTTGGAGTCTAGTAGTAGGAATATGGTTGGTTGGTGGATGCTTCAAGGCAGGCAGAAAGGCATTTGTTCCTTCACTCAAAGGGTCTTCAATGGAGAATCGTAGTACAATCTTGTATTGGCTGTTTTCTCTTATATTGAAACCAAAAACTTTTCGCTGACGATGGCAAAATTTTGCTGAACTGAATCAAACGAATATTGATGTGCTTTCATAAttgatcattgtcatcttcGCTTACTGTCGACAGAATTTTACATGCAACTAGAACATCACGATGACAGTATCGCAAGCTTATCACGGTAACTTAATGTCGTGATAAGGGCTCATTCCCAACAATACAGTCTCATTTTCCCCTTTGGGAACGCCACTCTATTATTTAACAAGGAAATCATATTTACCCaaaatttcaaagttaacttgTCAATGTAAACGCACAATGGTTGAAAATAGAACTTCATTCTCCACTAGCACACAGAAATTACAAAGTAACCCAAAGGTAAATTCAAAAGTCCAAACTCAACATCAACAATTCAACTATTTCTTCTTGCTACTGCTAGCCGGTGTCTTTTCTTGCCAGGTTGCTTGCCATTGCTTATCATAAAACGTCGTCTCTTCAAGTAGTTTCTTTAGGTTTTCAACATCCTCGTTCTTGCGGATCAGAAGCACTCCCCCTACAGCTATGAACAATAACGTTTTGCAGAAGAAATTGCCCATTTGGTCAACTAGGCCTACTCCAGTCAAGCTATCAACAAAATACGCCATGAAAAAACCTACCATAGCAGCACGACCTGCAGGAAACTCATAAAGTAGCAGAAaataagttagttttgagtatTTCCGATTCCCTCATTACGCTTAAGTTAAAATAAGTGGATCCGAACAAACCGTTGAGTAGTTCAGCTTCAGGTAAATGGTATCTCTTTATCCATGCCCACCAAGGTACAATGGACGTGTCAAAAAACACAGGGTTCTCATTACTGGATGATTCCGGGTTGTCCTGGAGCCATTTTCTCCTCCTGGCCTCTGAAAATGGTAATGCAAGGTGATGCATTAGAAGGCAAGTATTTTTTGAATTATTAGGAAAGATAACAAGTTCAGATAACAAGTTATTTGTCAAAGAAATGCTTGAAATGAATCACAGATTCTTTGTAAAATGAAGCTTTTGGAACTTCCCAAAATTGTTCAGGTAAATACAAGGGTGTGCAAACATCTAACAGATGTTCCTTCAATCCTATTCTATTTGGAAATTGATGCTCTTCTGCAAAAAGAATCAACAAAAGACTTGGCAACTTCGTAGAAATTTCTTCATTTAAGTTTCAAAACATTTGGGGAAGAAAACCCATGAGTTTATTAGCTCTAAAATCAACATGCAAGTTCAGAAATCAGATTAACCACTTGGGACTTGCAAATTCAGCAGATATCCCCCACATTCTACAAAAACATCCTCAACCCAATACTTCAACTACTATTCAATGTTCCTTATGGAGCAGggcaaacaaatgaaaattctAATCTCAGAGTTTAACATGGAAAAAACAATCAATATGAAAAGTCAAAATCCCATGCCAACTCAAACAGTTGCAATCAGAGCTAAACAAGAACAAGTGAAGAAATAGACAATTACAGATCAGAAGGAAAGAAACCCAGAACTTACCAGCATCAATAACAGCATCCCAATCAGTTTTTCCATTTTTCTCAAACTGCTTCAAATCCCAAGTCCCATTGACCCATCTCCCATCTTCAAATAAATTCACCACGCTTACCTCCTCAGCAGTTCCAGCTGATCCATTAGCCCCGGCAGAGCTCTGACTCTTAACCGGAACAGCCTCAGCGGCGGGCACGGGGACCTCGGGCTCTGCTTTGGGCTCCACGGCTGTGGCAACTGAGCCGAGAGCTCCAGCTCCATTCTCAGCCGAGGCTCTGGTGGTGAAGAGGTGGTTCTTGGgtctgagagagagaaaaggctTGTGGGTTAGGAGGGGTTTGAAGTGTGATGAGGAAGGTGAGAGGGTTGGGAGATGGGTTGTGGGAGAAAACAAGGCCATGGAAATGgaaattgtttggattgattTGCAGCAAAAGGGGAGGGAGGGGGAGTTGGTTGCTGCTGCTAATCACAACATGGCAgctcttctttttcttgggCTATCCTCATTCCTCACTCACTCCTCAGCCTTAGAATTGCCCAAATTCCCAATGGGCAAGTTTTGTATTTTCTGCAGTTTTTTTGTTATGAAAATACAAGTGGAGAAGTgtttaatttataaaaactGGTATACGCCCACACACATTACACAAtgtgtgtttaattttttatttttgtttttaaaattaaaattgaaggaaagaggaagAGGGTGAGAGAAGAGTGGGGAGATAGGGAGagagatttattttttatttttttttaaattagatatGTTAAATCACTTGTATGTGAAGTTTATAccaaaaacagcaaaattttaTGGTGTGAAATTACgttactattttaatttttttgttgtggAAGAAAACTAAATAGttttttcatcttcttttgattgataaagaaaattcTATTAATATTTAGTTTAGATGAGATATGACACCCTCTTTTAGTTGACAAATAAGGTTATGTTAAT of Malus sylvestris chromosome 6, drMalSylv7.2, whole genome shotgun sequence contains these proteins:
- the LOC126627037 gene encoding uncharacterized protein LOC126627037, with protein sequence MKKKPEAPCACSGTVKFAHRDCIQRWCNEKGNTTCEICLEWKRSTCSKRKGNESHVHWMVVGCFAVSKTNYVLLCIMWSFMFKYTLVYIIEPCRHSLGLREKSISWRANYENHFIH
- the LOC126625009 gene encoding light-harvesting complex-like protein 3 isotype 2, chloroplastic; translation: MALFSPTTHLPTLSPSSSHFKPLLTHKPFLSLRPKNHLFTTRASAENGAGALGSVATAVEPKAEPEVPVPAAEAVPVKSQSSAGANGSAGTAEEVSVVNLFEDGRWVNGTWDLKQFEKNGKTDWDAVIDAEARRRKWLQDNPESSSNENPVFFDTSIVPWWAWIKRYHLPEAELLNGRAAMVGFFMAYFVDSLTGVGLVDQMGNFFCKTLLFIAVGGVLLIRKNEDVENLKKLLEETTFYDKQWQATWQEKTPASSSKKK